A region of Roseobacter litoralis Och 149 DNA encodes the following proteins:
- a CDS encoding FMN-binding glutamate synthase family protein, with protein MKDDANGAPRTTPIQSATFSNPINAEIRRAAATGIYDIRGGGAKRKVPHFDDLLFLGASISRYPLEGYREKCETSVTLGTRFAKNPIQLDIPVTIAGMSFGALSGPAKEALGRGATLAGTSTTTGDGGMTEEERGHSKKLVYQYLPSRYGMNPDDLRRCDAIEIVVGQGAKPGGGGMLLGQKISDRVAEMRNLPKGIDQRSACRHPDWTGPDDLEIKILELREITNWEKPIYIKIGGARPYFDTTLAIKAGADVVVLDGMQGGTAATQDVFIENVGQPILACIREAVRALQDLDMHREVQLIVSGGIRTGADVAKAMALGADAVAIGTAALIALGDNDPKWEAEYNALGTTAGAYDDWHEGQDPAGITTQDPELMKRFDPLEGGRRLNNYLKVMTLEAQTIARACGKNHLHNLEPEDLCALTMEAAAMAKIPLAGTDWYPGKPGTSY; from the coding sequence ATGAAAGATGATGCCAATGGTGCACCGCGCACGACCCCAATCCAATCCGCTACGTTTTCAAACCCGATAAACGCTGAGATCAGACGCGCGGCGGCCACGGGAATTTATGACATTCGGGGCGGCGGTGCCAAGCGCAAGGTGCCACATTTCGATGATTTGCTCTTTCTGGGGGCTTCGATCTCGCGCTATCCGCTCGAAGGATATCGCGAGAAATGCGAGACCTCAGTCACTTTGGGCACCCGGTTTGCAAAGAACCCGATCCAGTTGGACATCCCCGTCACCATTGCGGGCATGTCTTTTGGCGCTTTGTCCGGCCCCGCCAAAGAAGCACTGGGCCGCGGCGCAACGCTTGCGGGCACCTCGACCACAACCGGCGATGGTGGCATGACCGAAGAAGAGCGCGGGCATTCCAAAAAACTGGTCTATCAGTACTTGCCATCCCGCTACGGCATGAACCCGGACGATCTGCGCCGCTGTGATGCGATTGAAATCGTCGTAGGGCAAGGGGCCAAGCCCGGCGGTGGCGGCATGCTTCTGGGTCAGAAAATCTCAGACCGGGTTGCTGAAATGCGCAATCTGCCCAAGGGCATCGATCAACGCTCTGCCTGCCGCCATCCGGACTGGACAGGGCCGGATGATCTTGAGATCAAGATCCTCGAGTTGCGTGAAATTACGAACTGGGAAAAACCCATCTATATCAAGATCGGTGGCGCGCGCCCCTATTTCGATACGACACTGGCGATCAAAGCCGGGGCCGATGTGGTCGTGTTGGACGGGATGCAGGGCGGCACAGCGGCGACGCAGGACGTGTTCATTGAAAATGTCGGGCAACCAATCCTTGCCTGTATCCGCGAGGCCGTGCGCGCGCTGCAGGATCTTGACATGCACCGCGAAGTTCAACTGATTGTATCGGGCGGCATTCGGACCGGCGCGGACGTGGCCAAGGCGATGGCGCTGGGTGCGGATGCCGTGGCCATCGGGACAGCGGCACTGATTGCGCTGGGAGACAACGACCCCAAGTGGGAGGCGGAGTACAATGCCCTTGGCACCACGGCAGGTGCCTATGACGACTGGCATGAGGGCCAGGACCCTGCAGGGATCACCACGCAAGACCCCGAGTTGATGAAGCGCTTTGATCCGCTGGAAGGCGGGCGAAGACTGAACAACTACCTCAAGGTGATGACGCTGGAAGCACAGACCATTGCACGTGCATGTGGCAAAAACCATTTGCACAACCTTGAACCCGAAGATCTTTGTGCATTGACGATGGAAGCTGCCGCCATGGCGAAAATTCCATTGGCAGGCACGGACTGGTATCCGGGGAAACCCGGCACGAGCTATTAA
- a CDS encoding ammonium transporter: MEEQIAELTAQIAALQGSGQTTNRMFAETFYYLTIPLMIIIHVGFLAYEMGASRLKNVLSSGVKNLLAFAFMIPTFYFFGWWVYWGFPTGLPGAPGPAGISGVEYANAIAWGWGESAQYMGPNVADQASGVFFGAFALFAATTASIMSGAVIERIQTVGFIILAVVLGSFAWVVAAAWGWHADGWLVTQFGVHDFGAAGLVHAVAGFFALGVLINLGPRIGKFNKDGSANHIPGHNMPLTVTGLMLIIVGFWGFLMACVIVPGEAWSWFGDKPATIYGTPVTLSALSFNILMAISGGIIGAWLFTRDPFWMMSGALAGIISTASGLDIYFPAIAFIIAFSAGVILKPCADWLERRGIDDAVGAVTVHGTIGLYGLILLGIFGAGYPSLQGAAGEVPTISLMGQIVGAVVFFLLGFVPGYVISFILKMFGMLRIREGAERAGMDLVKVPAAGYPEWGVDAPVTPAE; the protein is encoded by the coding sequence GTGGAAGAACAAATTGCAGAATTAACGGCCCAGATTGCGGCCCTTCAGGGGAGTGGGCAAACGACCAATCGCATGTTTGCGGAAACCTTCTACTACCTGACAATCCCCTTGATGATCATCATCCATGTTGGCTTTCTGGCATATGAAATGGGCGCGTCGCGCCTGAAGAACGTGTTGAGTTCGGGTGTTAAAAACCTGCTCGCCTTTGCGTTCATGATCCCGACATTCTACTTTTTCGGCTGGTGGGTGTATTGGGGCTTTCCAACAGGATTGCCGGGCGCGCCGGGGCCCGCAGGTATTTCGGGCGTCGAATATGCGAATGCGATTGCATGGGGCTGGGGTGAGAGTGCGCAATATATGGGTCCGAATGTCGCTGATCAGGCGTCGGGCGTATTTTTTGGCGCTTTTGCACTTTTCGCGGCAACCACGGCGTCCATCATGTCGGGCGCTGTCATCGAACGCATCCAGACCGTTGGATTTATCATCTTAGCCGTTGTGCTGGGTAGTTTTGCTTGGGTCGTTGCGGCAGCCTGGGGCTGGCACGCGGATGGCTGGTTGGTCACGCAGTTTGGCGTACATGATTTCGGCGCTGCTGGGTTGGTCCATGCGGTGGCTGGGTTCTTTGCACTTGGTGTTCTGATCAATCTTGGTCCGCGCATCGGCAAGTTCAACAAAGACGGTTCGGCCAATCATATCCCGGGGCATAACATGCCGCTGACAGTGACGGGTCTGATGCTGATCATTGTGGGGTTCTGGGGCTTTTTGATGGCCTGCGTGATCGTGCCCGGCGAAGCCTGGAGCTGGTTTGGAGATAAACCCGCGACGATCTACGGCACGCCGGTGACCTTGTCGGCTTTGTCCTTCAATATATTGATGGCGATATCTGGTGGTATCATTGGCGCATGGTTGTTCACCCGCGATCCGTTCTGGATGATGTCGGGTGCGCTGGCGGGTATTATCTCGACCGCATCGGGGCTGGATATTTATTTCCCGGCGATTGCCTTCATAATCGCATTCTCTGCTGGGGTGATTCTTAAGCCCTGTGCGGATTGGTTGGAACGGCGCGGCATCGACGATGCCGTCGGGGCAGTCACGGTGCATGGAACAATCGGCCTCTATGGCCTGATTTTGTTGGGTATATTCGGGGCAGGATATCCTTCGCTGCAAGGGGCTGCCGGTGAGGTGCCGACAATCAGCCTGATGGGGCAGATCGTGGGCGCCGTGGTATTCTTCCTGCTTGGATTTGTCCCTGGGTACGTCATTTCCTTCATCCTCAAGATGTTCGGAATGCTGCGTATCCGCGAAGGGGCCGAGCGAGCAGGCATGGACCTCGTCAAAGTGCCCGCTGCCGGGTATCCTGAATGGGGCGTGGACGCCCCCGTGACACCTGCCGAATAA
- a CDS encoding GXGXG domain-containing protein, whose translation MQTFDLEAQGLRELNSTLHAQSKDTNQTVWEIVNPKGSHAIAVGLDAPIEVNIKGSTGYYCAGMNKQATVNVHGSAGPGVAENMMSGTVFIDGDASQYAGATGNGGTLVIKGNASSRCGISMKGIDIIVHGNIGHMSAFMAQSGNLVVCGDAGEALGDSLYEARLFVRGSVKSLGADCIEKEMRPEHLELLTELLERGQCDAKASEFKRYGSARQLYNFNIDNAY comes from the coding sequence ATGCAAACATTTGACTTGGAGGCGCAGGGTCTGCGCGAACTCAACTCAACACTACATGCGCAGTCCAAGGACACCAACCAAACCGTCTGGGAGATCGTGAACCCCAAGGGCAGCCATGCAATAGCCGTGGGTCTTGACGCACCCATCGAGGTCAACATCAAAGGATCGACCGGCTATTACTGTGCCGGCATGAACAAGCAGGCGACTGTAAACGTCCATGGATCCGCCGGTCCGGGTGTCGCGGAAAACATGATGTCCGGCACAGTCTTTATTGACGGGGACGCGTCGCAATACGCGGGCGCAACCGGCAATGGCGGCACGTTGGTCATCAAAGGCAATGCCTCCTCCCGCTGCGGGATATCCATGAAGGGCATTGATATCATCGTACATGGCAACATTGGACATATGTCTGCATTCATGGCGCAATCGGGCAATCTGGTCGTTTGCGGCGACGCTGGCGAAGCGCTTGGCGACTCGCTTTATGAGGCAAGGCTGTTCGTGCGCGGATCGGTAAAATCCCTTGGCGCCGATTGCATCGAGAAAGAGATGCGACCCGAACATCTGGAGCTGCTTACCGAACTGCTGGAACGGGGCCAATGCGATGCCAAGGCGTCAGAGTTCAAGCGCTACGGGTCCGCCCGCCAACTGTATAATTTCAACATTGACAATGCGTACTAG
- the dmmA gene encoding dimethylamine monooxygenase subunit DmmA: MSKFEFPPSIRSRPIYGTLQARPGKQHLMIADAGGAQAIIDVATPELMAKTHIIFIARGTAYAEKLRALEPAQFYEGPSYEASVSRIRRVLQDAHMGLQLYLAGTEGLMGQAQNEAMQAGIPHTAIQTEHRGSVARRMQCVHCKGITEDVETDPFVCSHCGLNLFVRDHYSRRLAAYQGVCIDAEDPGNVPEPKAIYQ, from the coding sequence ATGTCGAAGTTTGAATTTCCACCATCCATTCGCAGCCGCCCGATCTACGGCACATTGCAGGCGCGCCCTGGCAAGCAGCACCTGATGATCGCTGATGCGGGAGGGGCACAAGCCATTATCGACGTCGCCACACCCGAATTGATGGCAAAAACTCATATCATTTTTATCGCGCGAGGCACGGCGTATGCAGAAAAACTGCGCGCGCTTGAGCCTGCGCAGTTCTACGAGGGGCCGTCTTACGAAGCCTCCGTGTCGCGCATCCGCCGCGTGTTGCAGGATGCCCATATGGGCCTGCAACTTTATCTCGCGGGCACTGAAGGATTGATGGGGCAGGCCCAGAACGAGGCCATGCAGGCTGGTATTCCGCATACGGCCATCCAGACCGAACATCGTGGGTCTGTTGCCCGGCGCATGCAGTGCGTGCATTGTAAAGGTATAACCGAGGACGTTGAGACCGATCCCTTTGTCTGTTCCCATTGTGGGCTTAACCTGTTCGTGCGCGACCACTATTCGCGCAGGCTGGCCGCCTATCAGGGAGTGTGTATCGACGCGGAAGACCCGGGCAACGTCCCTGAGCCAAAGGCGATCTACCAATGA
- a CDS encoding aminomethyltransferase family protein codes for MAILWRQSALAHRHAAIGGELEDWNGMGTAWFYDHSPERAKADYEAIRTKAGLMDVSGLKKVHLVGPDAAYVIDRVTTRNVEKIAPGRSTYAAILNSEGKFIDDCVIYHLNVNQWLVVHGTGTGMEQLTSVAAGKNVAVLFDDDLHDISLQGPVAVDFLAQHIDGIRDLAYFGITHTRLFGRDVMISRTGYTGERGYEIFVRAKDVVHVWDNILSEGASMGIQPVQFSTLDLLRTESYLLFYPGDNSETYPFDDEPCGDTIWELGLEFTVSPGKTGFIGAENHYALEGKERFKIYGVRLEGTTPADEGADLLKDGEKVGVVTFGMYSELNSHNVGIARMPKDCATPGVSLTVRNGDGTEIACVTEEMPFYDKEKKIRSAKG; via the coding sequence ATGGCCATTCTATGGAGGCAATCCGCGCTCGCACATCGTCACGCGGCGATTGGCGGAGAATTGGAAGACTGGAACGGGATGGGTACGGCGTGGTTCTATGACCACAGCCCCGAGCGTGCCAAAGCGGATTACGAAGCGATCCGGACCAAAGCCGGGCTTATGGATGTGTCGGGCCTTAAGAAGGTGCATCTTGTCGGGCCTGATGCGGCCTATGTCATTGACCGTGTCACGACCCGGAACGTCGAAAAAATCGCGCCGGGCCGGTCAACTTATGCTGCCATTCTCAACAGCGAAGGAAAATTCATCGACGACTGCGTCATCTATCACCTCAACGTCAATCAGTGGCTTGTTGTGCATGGAACCGGCACGGGAATGGAACAATTGACCAGCGTCGCGGCGGGCAAGAATGTTGCAGTGCTTTTCGACGATGATTTGCATGACATCTCGTTGCAGGGGCCTGTGGCCGTCGACTTTCTGGCGCAACATATCGACGGAATCCGCGACCTTGCCTATTTTGGGATCACACACACGCGGCTCTTTGGCCGCGACGTGATGATTTCGCGCACGGGCTATACCGGTGAACGCGGATATGAGATTTTCGTGCGGGCCAAGGATGTGGTGCATGTCTGGGACAATATTTTGTCCGAGGGTGCCAGCATGGGCATCCAGCCTGTGCAGTTCTCCACGCTTGATCTGTTGCGGACCGAATCCTACCTCCTGTTCTATCCCGGCGACAATTCTGAGACCTATCCCTTTGATGATGAGCCTTGTGGCGATACGATCTGGGAGCTGGGGCTTGAGTTCACAGTATCGCCCGGCAAGACCGGGTTCATCGGCGCTGAAAACCACTATGCGCTTGAAGGCAAGGAACGCTTCAAGATCTACGGCGTGCGCCTGGAGGGGACAACGCCCGCGGATGAGGGGGCGGACCTGCTCAAAGATGGTGAGAAAGTTGGCGTGGTCACCTTTGGCATGTATTCTGAGTTAAACAGTCATAACGTCGGGATTGCACGCATGCCCAAAGACTGCGCGACGCCGGGTGTCAGCCTGACCGTGCGCAATGGGGATGGAACGGAAATCGCCTGCGTCACAGAAGAAATGCCGTTCTACGACAAAGAAAAGAAAATCCGCTCAGCCAAAGGCTGA
- a CDS encoding heme-dependent oxidative N-demethylase family protein, whose product MTIQFNDETFRDDYSFHNSERAIKRFPFPFDKDSYMYAVNMEQHRGGPADSVYEKRFDVDEHYVSEMRDRAKVLADDPLRCQSLPHMTLAGWDLLELIMVSKSEDYPELFELHRDGDKWRWVNKPLGIDDSFTFMDETTLPYGPMEYITRQAQGDYCVLDQRDDNLWMDAGMVTTQADWSLDFDIGMNFFEWHAPVPLAHEKGIFVRALKFLLNIQQGAPARRLNWTMTVNPLLDTSPENYHKWGIQKTTLTPENVGAKQHLRVELQTFFRLPRSNALVFPIRCYLCSFQDLMTVPKWGRRLHRVIRDLPDELATYKGFIDNRPLMLDYLSEFDDGLPTSLGIWPELDTEPPLQK is encoded by the coding sequence ATGACCATTCAATTCAACGACGAAACTTTTCGCGATGACTACTCGTTCCACAATTCGGAACGGGCCATAAAGCGTTTTCCGTTCCCATTTGACAAAGACAGCTACATGTATGCGGTGAACATGGAACAGCATCGCGGCGGGCCTGCAGACAGTGTTTATGAAAAACGCTTCGATGTGGATGAACATTACGTCTCAGAGATGCGCGACCGTGCCAAAGTGCTGGCCGATGACCCGCTGCGCTGTCAGTCGCTGCCTCATATGACTTTGGCGGGCTGGGACTTGCTGGAACTGATCATGGTGTCGAAATCGGAAGACTATCCGGAGTTGTTCGAACTGCACCGCGATGGTGACAAGTGGCGGTGGGTTAACAAGCCCTTGGGCATCGATGACAGCTTTACATTCATGGATGAAACAACGCTGCCCTACGGTCCCATGGAATACATCACTCGACAGGCGCAGGGCGATTATTGCGTTTTGGATCAACGCGATGACAATCTCTGGATGGATGCGGGGATGGTGACGACGCAAGCGGATTGGAGCCTTGACTTCGACATCGGCATGAACTTTTTCGAGTGGCACGCACCGGTGCCGCTGGCCCATGAAAAAGGGATTTTCGTCAGGGCGCTGAAATTCCTTCTGAACATTCAGCAAGGCGCGCCTGCGCGTCGCCTGAACTGGACGATGACGGTCAACCCGCTGCTGGATACATCGCCGGAAAACTACCACAAATGGGGCATTCAGAAAACGACGCTGACGCCGGAAAATGTAGGCGCAAAGCAGCATTTACGCGTTGAATTGCAAACGTTCTTCAGGCTGCCGCGCTCCAACGCGCTGGTGTTTCCGATCCGGTGCTATCTGTGCAGTTTTCAAGACCTGATGACCGTTCCCAAATGGGGCCGGCGTTTGCACCGCGTGATCCGTGATCTGCCCGACGAGCTTGCGACCTACAAAGGCTTTATCGACAACCGGCCCCTGATGCTCGATTACCTGTCAGAGTTTGACGATGGCCTGCCCACGTCCTTGGGCATCTGGCCGGAACTGGACACAGAGCCACCGTTGCAAAAGTAA
- a CDS encoding PDR/VanB family oxidoreductase, with protein sequence MSGAEKIVVRVTEKTPLNALVTRFRFEPVAGGLLPTFSGGAHTVVEMQDGDITRLNPYSLMSDPFDQTAYTISVRRDDEGRGGSLFMHQKVEVGDEMVISNPVNLFSLDLRAKKHLMIAGGIGITPFLAQIKQLDRAHGAWELHYACRSKALGSYVDELTSTHPNDVHVYYDDQDQVIDLENLLDGQPLGTHIYVCGPKGMIEWVRGQAEALGWPREAVHYEEFLAPQPGKPFEVKLAISNKVIQVGEQESLLEAIERAGVDAPYLCRGGACGMCETRVIDYAGNFIHRDHWLDDDEHSSGEKIMPCVSRFEGKTLVLDR encoded by the coding sequence ATGAGTGGGGCAGAGAAGATTGTCGTTCGCGTAACCGAAAAAACCCCGCTGAACGCCCTCGTGACGCGGTTCCGCTTTGAGCCGGTCGCGGGTGGATTGCTGCCGACCTTTTCTGGTGGTGCGCATACGGTGGTTGAGATGCAGGATGGCGACATCACGCGGCTGAACCCTTATTCGCTGATGTCTGATCCGTTTGATCAGACGGCCTATACCATTTCCGTCAGACGAGATGACGAGGGGCGGGGCGGATCGCTGTTCATGCATCAAAAGGTCGAAGTGGGGGATGAGATGGTGATCTCAAACCCGGTGAACCTGTTCAGCCTTGATCTGAGGGCCAAAAAGCATCTGATGATCGCAGGTGGCATCGGGATCACGCCGTTTCTTGCACAGATTAAACAACTGGACCGGGCGCATGGGGCTTGGGAGTTGCATTACGCCTGCCGTTCCAAGGCGCTGGGGTCCTATGTGGACGAACTCACATCAACGCACCCCAATGACGTGCATGTCTATTACGACGATCAGGATCAGGTCATTGATCTGGAAAACCTGCTGGATGGCCAACCGCTGGGCACGCATATCTACGTCTGTGGCCCCAAGGGGATGATCGAATGGGTGCGCGGACAGGCCGAAGCTCTGGGGTGGCCCCGTGAGGCGGTCCACTACGAAGAGTTTCTGGCCCCACAGCCCGGAAAACCGTTTGAGGTCAAACTGGCGATATCGAACAAGGTTATTCAGGTCGGTGAGCAGGAAAGCCTGCTTGAAGCCATCGAACGGGCAGGCGTGGATGCACCTTACCTGTGTCGTGGCGGTGCCTGCGGCATGTGCGAGACCCGCGTGATTGATTATGCTGGGAACTTTATCCACCGCGATCACTGGCTGGATGACGATGAACATAGCAGCGGTGAAAAGATCATGCCCTGTGTATCGCGATTTGAGGGCAAGACCCTCGTGCTGGACCGCTGA
- a CDS encoding class II glutamine amidotransferase, which produces MCGIVGLFLKDKALEPQLGDMLTDMLITMTDRGPDSAGIAIYGDETKGKVKLTVQSSTPDLDFAKLDEDLQKHLGSTVEMSIKDTHAVLRLDTVAAAKARVVLRDIRPSVKVMGHGETLEIYKEVGLPKNVAERFELRKMSGSHGIGHTRMATESAVTTMGAHPFNTGVDQCLVHNGSLSNHNSLRRKLRRLGVHIETENDTEVGAAYLTWKMQTGSTLGEALQSSLDDLDGFFTFVVGTKDGFGVVRDPIACKPAVMAETDQYVAFGSEYRALVNLPGIENARVWEPEPATVYFWSHGAAPTATEKAA; this is translated from the coding sequence ATGTGCGGGATCGTAGGACTTTTTCTGAAAGACAAAGCGCTTGAACCTCAGCTGGGCGATATGCTGACGGATATGCTCATCACCATGACGGACCGCGGTCCAGACAGTGCCGGCATCGCAATTTACGGTGATGAAACAAAAGGAAAGGTCAAACTGACCGTACAGTCCAGCACGCCGGATCTGGACTTTGCCAAGCTGGATGAGGACCTGCAAAAGCACCTCGGCAGCACGGTGGAAATGAGCATCAAAGACACCCATGCAGTTCTGCGCCTTGATACGGTGGCCGCCGCCAAAGCACGTGTGGTGCTGCGCGACATTCGGCCAAGTGTAAAAGTCATGGGACATGGCGAAACGCTCGAAATATACAAGGAAGTCGGTCTGCCTAAAAATGTGGCAGAACGTTTCGAATTGCGCAAAATGAGCGGCTCGCACGGTATTGGCCATACCCGCATGGCGACAGAATCAGCCGTCACAACGATGGGTGCGCATCCGTTCAACACCGGTGTTGATCAATGCCTTGTGCACAACGGGTCCTTGTCCAACCACAATTCGCTGCGGCGCAAACTGCGTCGGCTTGGGGTGCACATTGAGACGGAGAACGACACCGAAGTTGGTGCGGCCTATCTGACTTGGAAAATGCAAACCGGTTCAACACTTGGCGAAGCATTGCAAAGCTCGCTGGATGATCTGGACGGCTTTTTCACCTTCGTTGTGGGCACAAAGGACGGGTTCGGCGTTGTACGCGACCCGATCGCCTGCAAACCCGCCGTGATGGCCGAAACTGATCAATACGTCGCGTTCGGCTCTGAATACCGCGCACTTGTGAACCTTCCCGGTATTGAAAACGCCCGCGTCTGGGAACCAGAACCCGCCACTGTGTATTTCTGGAGCCATGGCGCAGCCCCCACCGCAACTGAAAAGGCGGCTTGA
- the glnT gene encoding type III glutamate--ammonia ligase: MTTDLAAFAKEKGVKYFMISFTDLFGGQRAKLVPAQAIADMQEDGAGFAGFATWLDMTPAHPDMLAVPDPSSVIQLPWKPEVAWVAANCVMEGQEVAQAPRNVLRRLVDEAADEGLHVKTGIEAEFFLLTPDGSQISDEFDTAAKPCYDQQAVMRRYDVVREICDYMLDMGWGPYQNDHEDANGQFEMNWDFDDALQTADKHSFFKFMTKSVAEKHGLRATFMPKPIEGLTGNGCHAHISVWDAPGAASKVNVFAGEGEGQTGEVGLSERGKHFLGGIMKHASALAAITNPTVNSYKRINAPRTTSGATWAPNTVTWTGNNRTHMVRVPGPGRFELRLPDGAANPYLLQAIIIAAGLSGIRSKADPGKRHDIDMYAEGHKVRGAPKLPLNMLDALRAYDKDKGLKAAMGAEFSAAYLKLKTQEWHDFTSYFSGWEKENTLDI, translated from the coding sequence ATGACAACTGATCTGGCGGCCTTTGCAAAAGAAAAAGGCGTTAAGTACTTTATGATCTCTTTCACCGACCTGTTTGGTGGGCAGAGGGCCAAGCTGGTCCCCGCGCAAGCCATCGCGGATATGCAGGAAGACGGTGCCGGGTTTGCCGGGTTTGCGACATGGCTGGACATGACGCCAGCCCATCCGGACATGCTGGCCGTGCCTGACCCGTCCTCCGTGATCCAGCTGCCTTGGAAACCGGAAGTCGCATGGGTTGCCGCAAACTGCGTGATGGAAGGGCAGGAAGTCGCCCAAGCGCCGCGCAACGTGCTGCGCCGCTTGGTGGACGAAGCTGCAGATGAAGGTCTTCATGTCAAGACCGGCATCGAAGCGGAGTTTTTCCTGCTGACCCCTGATGGCAGTCAGATCAGTGATGAATTCGATACCGCCGCAAAACCCTGTTACGATCAACAGGCCGTCATGCGTCGCTATGATGTGGTGCGTGAAATCTGTGATTACATGCTGGATATGGGCTGGGGCCCGTATCAGAACGACCACGAGGATGCCAACGGCCAGTTTGAGATGAACTGGGACTTTGACGATGCATTGCAGACCGCCGACAAGCATTCATTCTTCAAGTTCATGACGAAATCCGTGGCTGAAAAGCACGGCCTGCGCGCCACCTTCATGCCAAAGCCGATCGAAGGTCTGACCGGCAACGGGTGTCACGCGCATATTTCAGTCTGGGATGCCCCCGGAGCCGCATCGAAAGTGAATGTTTTCGCTGGCGAAGGCGAAGGACAGACCGGCGAGGTTGGCCTGTCCGAGCGCGGCAAGCACTTCCTTGGCGGGATCATGAAACACGCCTCAGCACTTGCAGCCATCACCAACCCGACGGTGAACAGCTACAAACGCATAAACGCCCCCCGCACGACTTCCGGGGCCACATGGGCGCCCAATACTGTGACGTGGACGGGCAACAACCGCACACATATGGTCCGCGTGCCCGGGCCGGGCCGCTTTGAATTGCGCCTGCCGGACGGGGCGGCAAACCCTTATCTGTTGCAAGCGATTATCATTGCCGCAGGCCTGTCAGGCATCCGCTCCAAGGCGGACCCCGGCAAGCGCCATGACATTGATATGTATGCCGAGGGTCACAAGGTGCGCGGTGCGCCCAAATTACCTCTGAACATGCTGGATGCGCTACGCGCTTATGACAAGGATAAGGGCCTCAAAGCAGCAATGGGGGCCGAATTCTCGGCGGCGTACCTGAAATTGAAAACGCAAGAGTGGCATGATTTCACATCCTATTTCAGCGGATGGGAAAAAGAAAACACGTTGGATATCTGA
- a CDS encoding helix-turn-helix domain-containing protein, whose protein sequence is MVVKLSQDPHGTRDGEREKVLEVAIGREVRGYRKQQGITVAELSALTGISIGMLSKIENGNTSPSLTTLQTLANALSVPLTSFFRRFEESRLAVHTRAGEGVEIDREGTRANHQYKLLGHIGSNASGVMVEPYLITLTAESDVFPTFMHGGIETIYMLEGEVDYRHGDDVHPLKPGDTLFFDADAPHGPEKLVKLPARYLAVISYPQNT, encoded by the coding sequence ATGGTTGTTAAACTCTCCCAAGACCCGCATGGCACCCGCGATGGTGAACGTGAAAAAGTTCTCGAAGTGGCCATTGGCCGTGAGGTGCGCGGCTATCGCAAGCAGCAAGGTATCACCGTTGCCGAGTTATCCGCCCTGACCGGGATCTCCATCGGGATGCTCTCCAAGATTGAAAACGGCAATACGTCACCCTCGCTGACAACGCTCCAGACGCTTGCCAATGCCCTGTCGGTTCCGCTGACCAGCTTTTTCCGCCGGTTCGAGGAAAGCCGTCTCGCCGTGCACACCCGCGCAGGCGAAGGCGTTGAAATTGACCGCGAGGGCACCCGCGCCAATCACCAGTATAAATTGCTTGGTCACATCGGCTCCAATGCGTCCGGCGTCATGGTAGAACCCTACCTGATCACGCTCACGGCTGAATCTGACGTTTTCCCAACGTTCATGCACGGCGGCATCGAAACCATCTATATGCTTGAGGGCGAGGTCGATTATCGCCACGGCGACGACGTGCACCCTCTTAAACCCGGCGATACGCTATTTTTCGACGCAGACGCCCCGCATGGCCCGGAAAAGCTGGTCAAATTACCGGCCCGTTATCTGGCCGTCATCAGCTATCCCCAAAACACGTAA